Genomic segment of Catenibacterium mitsuokai:
TAAAAAAGGGACCTTTCGTCGATGAACATTTGATGAAAAAGGTTGAAGCATTAAATGCTGCTGGTAAAAAAGAAGTTATCAAAACTTGGTCAAGACGTTCTACTATTTTCCCTCAGTTTATTGAGCATACTTTCGCAGTATACAATGGTAAAGAACATATTCCAGTTTATGTAACAGAAGATATGGTTGGTCATAAGTTAGGAGAATTTGCTCCAACAAGAACATTCAAAGGCCACACAGCCAATGATAAGGCTGCTTAATAAATAGGAGGATTTGAACATGGAAGCAAGAGCAACAGCAAAAACTATTCGTGTATCACCTCAGAAAGCTAGATTAGTCGTTGACTTAGTCCGTGGTAAGTCAGTTAAGGAAGCACTCGGAATTCTTGAATTCACAAACAAGAGTGCTACTCCTGCTATTATCAAGGTTGTTAACTCTGCTAAGGCTAACGCTGTTAATAATGAAGGTGCAGACGAAGATAAGTTATATATCAAAAAGATTTATGTTGACGAAGGTCCAACATTAAAGAGATTCCGCGCAAGAGCTAAAGGTTCTGGAACTCAAATTTTAAAGAGAACATGCCACATCACTTGTGTGGTTGAAGAAAGATAGGAGGACGAACAATGGGTCAGAAAGTAAGTCCAGTTGGATTCCGTGTTGGTGTTAACCGTGAATGGAGTTCAAGATGGTATGCTGATAAGAAAGACTTTGCTAATTACTTATTAGAAGACGTTAAGATTCGTGAATTCTTAATGGCTAAGTTAAAGAAAGCATACGTAGCAAAGATCGATATTGAAAGATCAAAGAAACGCGTCAATATCTTTGTTCACACATCAAGACCTGGTGTAGTGATTGGTAAAGACGGAGAAGCCATTGATGCTTTAAGAAAAGAATTAATGGGTCTTATCAGTGATAAGAAAGTATTTATCAACGTAGTAGAAATTAAGAATGCTGATACTAACGCTCAGTTAGTAGCTGATAGAATCGCAGAACAGCTTGAAAACCGTGCTTCATTCAGAACAGTTCAGAAGAGAGCTATTCAGAATGCAATGAGAAACGGTGCTAAAGGTATTAAGACTTCAGTTTCAGGTCGTTTAGGCGGTGCTGATATCGCTAGAAGCGAAGGTTATTCTGAAGGTGTAGTTCCACTACATACAATCAGAGCTGACATTGATTATGCCACTGCAGAAGCTGCTACTACTTATGGTAAGCTAGGAGTTAAAGTCTGGATTTGTAAGGGAGAAATTCTTCCTGCAAAGAAGAAAGGGGATAAATAATCATGTTGATGCCTAAGAGAACAAAATATAGAAGACCTCATAGAGTTAAATATGAAGGTAAGGCTAAGGGCGGTAAGACAGTTGCTTTCGGTGACTTTGGCTTAGTAGCTCTTGATGGTGCTTGGATTACTTCAAGACAGATTGAAGCAGCCCGTATCGCAATCAACCGTCATATGAACCGTGGTGGTAAGGTTTGGATTAGAATCTTCCCACACTTAGCAAAGACTAAAAAGCCTTTGGAAGTACGTATGGGTTCAGGTAAAGGTGCTCCAGAACAGTGGGTAGCTGTAGTTAAGAAAGGCCGCGTTATGTTCGAAGTTGGTCAGATTGATGAAGCAACTGCTCGTGAAGCATTAAGACTTGCTTCTCATAAGTTACCTGTCAGATGCAAGATTATTGGAAGAGGTGAGTAACTCATGAAAGTACAAGATATTAGAAGTATTGAAACAAAAGATCTACTTGTAAAAGTAGAAGAATTCAAAAAAGAGTTATTTAGTTTAAGATTTCAGCAGGCAACTGGTCAGCTTGAAAATACTGCTCGTATCAAAGAAGTAAGAAAATCAATCGCAAAGATCAAAACAGTTATTAGAGAAAGAGAACTTGAAAAGTAGGAGAGAGATTATGGAAAGAAATAACAGAAAAGTCTATACTGGCACAGTCATCTCTACTAAGATGGACAAAACTATAACTGTACTTGTTGAAACACATGTAAAACATAAATTATACGGTAAACGTATGAATTCATCTAAGAAATTCCATGCACATGATGAAAATAATGAAGCACGTGTTGGAGATACAGTAAAGATTATGGCAACAAGACCATTATCTGCAACAAAGCGTTTCCGTTTAGTAGAAATCGTAAAGAAAGCAGAAATTATCTAATACAGTCTGAAAGGAGGTCACTACTATGATCCAGAACGAAAGTAGATTAAAAGTTGCTGACAATACAGGCGCTAAAGAAGTTTTAGTTATCAGAAACCTTGGTGGTTCAAATAGAAAGACAAGTAGCATCGGTGATATCGTTGTTGCTACTGTAAAGCAAGCGGCTCCAGGCGGAACTGTAAAGAAGGGTGAAGTCGTTAAAGCTGTTATCGTTAGAACAAGATACGGTGTTCAGCGTGAAAACGGTTCAGTAATCCGTTTCGATGATAACGCATGCGTAATCATTAAAGATGACAATACACCTAAGGGTACACGTATCTTTGGCCCAGTCGCTAGAGAGTTAAGAGATGCTGATTTCATGAAAATCGTGTCATTAGCTCCTGAAGTATTATAGGAGGAACGAAAGATATGAAATTACGTGTAGGTGATACAGTACAGGTCATTGCAGGCAGCGAAAAAGGCAAGACTGGCGAAATTCTTGCAATTAAAGGTAATAGAGTTGTCGTTGAAGGTGTCAAGAAGGTAACAAAGCATGTTAAACCTTCTCAGGCAGATCCTGAAGGCGGAATCATTACTGTAGAAGCTCCAATCGATGCTTCTAATGTTGCTTACTATGATACAAAAGCTAAGGAAATCGTAAAACTTGGCTATAAATTTGAAGATGGTAAAAAAGTACGTGTTAATAAGAAAACAGGTGCTGTAATCGAAAATAAGAAGAAATAAGGGGAAGGAGGATAATACATGAACCGTTTACAGGAACGTTATACAAACGAAATCACAAAGAACTTAATGAAGAAGTTCGGTTATGAATCTACAATGCAGATTCCTAAAATGGAAAAGATCGTTATTAATATCGGTGTTGGTGATGCAGTCAACAATTCTAAATTCTTAGAAGAAGCTGTAGAAGAATTGACATTAATCTCAGGTCAGAAGCCAATCGTTACTACTGCTAAGAAATCTATCGCTGGTTTCAAGGTACGTGAAGGTCAGGCTATCGGATGTAAA
This window contains:
- the rplP gene encoding 50S ribosomal protein L16 codes for the protein MLMPKRTKYRRPHRVKYEGKAKGGKTVAFGDFGLVALDGAWITSRQIEAARIAINRHMNRGGKVWIRIFPHLAKTKKPLEVRMGSGKGAPEQWVAVVKKGRVMFEVGQIDEATAREALRLASHKLPVRCKIIGRGE
- the rpsC gene encoding 30S ribosomal protein S3 — protein: MGQKVSPVGFRVGVNREWSSRWYADKKDFANYLLEDVKIREFLMAKLKKAYVAKIDIERSKKRVNIFVHTSRPGVVIGKDGEAIDALRKELMGLISDKKVFINVVEIKNADTNAQLVADRIAEQLENRASFRTVQKRAIQNAMRNGAKGIKTSVSGRLGGADIARSEGYSEGVVPLHTIRADIDYATAEAATTYGKLGVKVWICKGEILPAKKKGDK
- the rpmC gene encoding 50S ribosomal protein L29, with protein sequence MKVQDIRSIETKDLLVKVEEFKKELFSLRFQQATGQLENTARIKEVRKSIAKIKTVIRERELEK
- the rplV gene encoding 50S ribosomal protein L22 produces the protein MEARATAKTIRVSPQKARLVVDLVRGKSVKEALGILEFTNKSATPAIIKVVNSAKANAVNNEGADEDKLYIKKIYVDEGPTLKRFRARAKGSGTQILKRTCHITCVVEER
- the rpsS gene encoding 30S ribosomal protein S19, giving the protein MARSLKKGPFVDEHLMKKVEALNAAGKKEVIKTWSRRSTIFPQFIEHTFAVYNGKEHIPVYVTEDMVGHKLGEFAPTRTFKGHTANDKAA
- the rpsQ gene encoding 30S ribosomal protein S17, coding for MERNNRKVYTGTVISTKMDKTITVLVETHVKHKLYGKRMNSSKKFHAHDENNEARVGDTVKIMATRPLSATKRFRLVEIVKKAEII
- the rplN gene encoding 50S ribosomal protein L14, translating into MIQNESRLKVADNTGAKEVLVIRNLGGSNRKTSSIGDIVVATVKQAAPGGTVKKGEVVKAVIVRTRYGVQRENGSVIRFDDNACVIIKDDNTPKGTRIFGPVARELRDADFMKIVSLAPEVL
- the rplX gene encoding 50S ribosomal protein L24, translating into MKLRVGDTVQVIAGSEKGKTGEILAIKGNRVVVEGVKKVTKHVKPSQADPEGGIITVEAPIDASNVAYYDTKAKEIVKLGYKFEDGKKVRVNKKTGAVIENKKK